Within Wyeomyia smithii strain HCP4-BCI-WySm-NY-G18 chromosome 2, ASM2978416v1, whole genome shotgun sequence, the genomic segment gttagtgtaagagaagaatgcagcacgagcgagaatgctgcaacaccaaacgagggcgaacgtggagcgctaccgacgcaCACGGAACAAACTCGGTCTcacggaagaagaagcgccaggaggaagatcgagatcgtGAGGCGATGGAGgcactgtaccgtgcgaatgacacacgaaagttctgcgagaagctgaactgttcccgcaaaggctatgtgccacaagccgacatgtgcagggacctgggcggcaaccttctcacgaacaagtgtgaggtgattgacaggtggaagcagtactacgatgagcaccttaatggcgatgtagcagaggacgacgacggagtggtagtagatctcggtgtacgcgcagatgacgacagaatcccagcccctgacctccagaaggttagagaggagatcggccggctgaaaaacaataaagccgctggagctgaccaactccccagctagctgttaaaacacggtggtgaatcactggctaaggcgctacactgggttattgccaagatttgggaggaggaggtagtaccggaggagtggatggagggtacagtgtgccccatctacaaaaaaggcgacaagttggattgctgcaactaccgcgcaatcacgttgctgaacgccgcctacaaggtactctctcaaattctgtgccgtcgactatcaccgtttgcaagggaattcgtggggcaataccaagcgggatttatgggtgcccgcgccaccacggaccaaatattcgcggtacggcaggtcctacagaagtgccgtgagtataacgtgcccatacatcacttgttcatcgattttaaatcatcatacgacacaatcgttcgagaccagctatggcaggttatgcacgattacggctttccggataaactgacacggttggtcaagtcgacaatggatcgggtgatgtgcgtagttcgagtttcggggacactctcgagtcccttcgaatctcgaagagggttacggcaaggtgatggattatcgtgcttgctattcaacatcgctttggaaggtgtgatacgtagggctggtatcgacacgagtggcacgatttttagaagatctgttcagctctttggcttcgtcgatgacattgatattgtagcacgaacccttgaaaagatgacggagacgtacatcagactgaaggctgaagccggacgaattgggctggctataaacgcatcgaagaccaagtacatgagaggaagaggttccagagaagacagtgtcaacctcccgccacgaattcatattagcggtgatgaaatcgaggtggtagacgagttcgtgtacctggactcactggtgactgctgacaacgacaccagcagagaaattcgtcgacgccttatggcaggaaatcgtgcctactttggactccggaggacactccgctcgaataaaatccgccgccgcacgaagttaaccatctacaataCATTGATCAGACCGGttgtcctctacggccacgaaacctggactatgctcgtggaggaccaacgcgcccttggggttttcgaacgaaaggtgttgcgtaccatctgtggtggagtgcagatggaagatggatcatggcggaggcggatgaaccacgagttgcatcagctgctgggagaaccactcatcgttcaaacggcgaaaatcgggagactacggtgggctgggcatgtcgttaggatgtcggacgacaacccggtgaaaatggttctcgataacaacccgactggaacaaggcgacggggcgcgcagcgagcaaggtggctcgatcaagtggaagacgacctgcggggcctccgcagacgacatggctggcgagctgcagccatggaccgagttgaatggacacgacttcttcgaacagcaagggacacttcggcctggagctgactggccCGGCCGGCCCGGTCCACATACACTGatattgtatttatttttgaattcaattttcAGTGTTATTATTTGCAATCGGTTAACAAAAGTTACTGTCCAACGTCAACATAATTGAATCTTAACCACCGCATAGCGAATTTCTGTATTCCACCAGCTCTCCTcattttgacctggaagcaacTTAACTGCTGTTAAAATCCTCCTTTATTCGCTCtattttgacccagtattgacctggcgtgctgcccgaagcgcaccgtAAAAttttcaacccaccaccgcacgtggtTCGTTCGAAAAAACGCATCGAAGcatctcttttttctttgtgtcgtaaatcgcgatgtcgtttctttattcTTCGGCAGATTTGCCCTCACGCAGTGGAATAAAATAACTTCTTCTACAACTTCTTAAATTTTTAGTATCGTGTTGCATTTCGATGTAGTTATTATCAACTAACTTGTTTGAATAAATTCCGTTCCTAgaacaaaaaatctttttctgaTATGATTCTGTCtttctattttatttctttgatgattttgaaaggttTTTAATGATTTGCTCCATtacaaattattttatttataatttttattattttttttcctataacaaataattgttttttttttccaagatATTGTTGGTGATGTCCGATTACTTCTCGATTAATCGAGTTAATCGATTATTTGCGAAAATATTCGATCAGTTTTTAATCGATTAACCGGCTTTCCGATTAcagaccttcctatctgcgctagtattagtggtcgatttcactaatacaagtttaattttggttgcaaataatcaacacgctggtagtaacaaaaaaaatttctcctgccccgagcttttattcaagttgtaagccgattttaagttttatttcatctggttttccactacaacaaagtttgttaaaacaggtaacactaatgaactaggattcatgaatgcaatatttttcgaaattgaatatcagctgattttttgattgaaaacaaatcgattttattaggatacagactaagcctgtattggtaagatctggcgtagaaagctctattgAATAATCGAATAATTGACCCCGATTATTGTTCGATTATAGTTcaaccacagacagacgtccaagcaagaacaaaattgatcgaaaattctgtgtaaattttcaaagagaatcgcgttataaatcacttgtatactagtgccgcctggtgaccttatcgctacaatacattttttttcgctggtgtatgagtctggcgtcactggtagcgctatctggttacggattgctactttaaaaatctttacacaagtttggaactcagcttggacgtctgtctgcggttcaactttgtccaaaaatgggaaaattgGTTATGCCAGCGGTGACGAAAACACAAGAGATTTCGAAACCTCTGTTCTCacttattttatattatccatttagttgaaaattgtagTTGTCGACTGGCGACAATAGATTTTACTCTCATGCCGCACATTATACCTTACGTCGcaaatagtgcgctgtatagcgcatctgatgtgctatacagcgcactactttCTATTTAAAGTCGCGATTTCGATTTAGTGCTGCGACGttaatattttattcaaaattataaaaatgcgCGCACGAACGAAAACTAAACTTCACGACTacgaagtttaaaaaaattttaagggCTGTTCGCACTTACGCGAACGCGAATAATTTTAGTTAATATGATGCAAAAAATTACCAGGCAGTGTAGAGAGGAGCAACCTGAACCAGTCAACATCGAACCAAGCAATGAACTGTGGGCGGCCCACGGTACTCTTGCTAGAGAAGcatcaaaatacaaaaacatcGACCATATGGGTGAATTACCCGGGGAGTTACGGCAGTATTTGCATGGCGGTTTGGCACCAAGAAATTCTGACCCAATTTCAGTATGGAACCGAATTCGAGGACAGACTCCAACGCTTTTAACGCTTTTACCTAGAAATGTTCCTAATCTAACAGTCGATAGGAGAGAATGCATGGTTCCACTGTTCCAATGGAttataaatatattaaataatgTGATTTCAAACCGAATTGCCAAAAAGTCTCTTGAAGAAAGTTTCAAATAAGTTGTAAAATTGTACAAtattttttgctgcaaaaaagCAAAGTTCAGGTGTTATcgttgtcaaaacgaaaaattcgacctctgattggtcgttatatgattgtttcCCTAGAACGGTCTACAGAATAATATactttgcaatttaaaatatactatttggcctatataagagcctgtttcagccgaagccgctcataatagttctagacagcgacaacagcagtcatcccttagcatcagcagtagcagtgcagtggataccagcgatagcggatagcggccacagatGTGGCAtagccagagttgccaataaaattttcgatttaactggaaaaaggctgaagaaaaaactggaaaaaactggatcccaactaaatttagaaaaaaggaaaaaaaagattgTGAAAGAGCTTTTCGTTACGGGGATTGAATCCAGTGTCAGTTTTGGATACAGCAACTAAAGcgataactcttcgcaaaaaaatactcattttaatcagaactgttttgttttgggcttacattttgtttaaattatggactgaaaaatttcctcgaacaacagcaaaattcaaaattacgcaatcaatctatctcaaaattaagatATACAGCTTCTCCATTTACTTTCATATTTAACAAAAGTAttgacgcaacatttccttcctttacatcagtgaagtttaaatttcaattatttctgacatcgctatcttttggtatttaAGTCTTCTAAcattttttaactgctacgcaacagaaaataaatagaagattttttatggtctggtaaaatctatttgtttggttttatctcaaccatttgaccgtgtttcgtgcgagaagatggtatactgaaaatgctgttacagggtgtcgaaaacctggaaaaaccttaaaaatcaaggaatgtcagggaattcatttttgGATCAGTGAACTGACAAATATTCAGGggaaatttttcaaaccaagAAGCGATTTTTTTAAGCGGCTCTTTagtgcaaaaactgattttttcagcGCAAAAGGTTAATACGGGACATCTACTGTTGggtttcatatccgattgaATACTTTATTCACTGTGATTTCGGATTTGCGTTGtacttttttgtgccgaatgctgaaaaatatcagggaaattgatgttaaatttcagacaaaatcggaattttattttgaaaattttttccctACCCTGTGTTAAGaattgtcataataatttatcaatctacaaaatttccgttttaaaaatatttccgaaaaccaatcggagcttgagtgaataaaaaactggatgaaactggcaaatatctgaaaaaaagattttgggaataaactgtttgactggatcacttgaaaaaaaaaccggaggaatccagtttaaactggaacattgacAACCCTGGGCAtagctatggatagcgcactagttgcagcggacctcagcatcgatagcagctgggccaggtGATGCGGGGGCAGAGGATACCAATGGCACATATAGCGGCcataactgtggcatggctacggatagcgtagcagttgcagcgggtatatctgaccatgaagcatttatgcaataattgaatgaaaattgcaattgcagcaatcggcctttttcaaggatattaaatgtatttggaagagcataatgaatggttattaataaactgcaactaaggtttgatgctgctgcaaatgcacagcagtgtgatgtttattacgatttgttgatactgtgcttaacaagcggtatatacgaaacaaatccgatttccaacaaaaaagttcggcacgttctgctcacgatgctgaatctgttttagaaaattcacaacacttcattaacaaggatgtaacgtcttgaagaagacggttatagtttgacatcacagcagaatttcgaccttcatactcatgtctgccattggcaatatcaaacacgcaacaatctgcatccatgcgacacggggacgggaacattttcttcttccaagtcgcgcaacacgacacaatacatgttattttgttgccttaataAGAGCtatatcggtccggctcgacagattgtccacaagaaatcgttttcGTACATCcatgttacgaaactgagaaaatctgtacgaactgaaaataaaggcgggaccagaatgaatgagatgtatttttcgtacattcgtattacgacatacgaaataaaatttttcgaacgttgtagaatggtataccTGGAAATAATTaggtcacacctatttttccagttccaTCATTTcacaacgttcgaaaacttTACGTTCGTTTATCTACTACAAAAAAAAGACTGACACACAGCCgaattatctttcttgtaaaagtattctacttcaaccttacggtcgtggctttgcacacaaccctcctgtgatttgtAAACCTTATTTCTTGTAACTTCTCTCAACCATTACTGGatagttatttatttttattttaatgttcaACCTGATTTATTTGTATTTATTCAAAGCCTAACAAGGTtgggtttgtttttatttcatatttgTTCGAACTTTCCAAATCGTACTCTTATAGTGCCATTCTGCTAATTATCTCCATAAATAAAATGAACACAGTAGCTAATTAGACTGTCGGTTACGTAGCTATTTTATACAAACATGTATTTATTCGCCTTTACTCATAAAAAATATAAGCCGAAGCAATAATAACTTATTAGGTACTCATTTATATGTTTATTCTTAAACAATGCCGTTGAGTGTCATTAGACAAAAAATGGCTGGCGATCACCCAGCCCTTGCCAGCAACACCTAGCACAATTTGAACTACGTCTATTTCACGTTGAAGAATCACTGCATGATTTTCGGCTCTGAGTGATTGGTCCGGTTTGCACTTTACGACTGCTCCATCACGAGCGATAATGTAGTATAAGTTATCCTTCAGGTCGAGCTTCAATCCAGTGGCCCGACCCAATAGCCGCCCCATGTACGTTACATTAGCTTTCGTAGTCATTTTCTGTACTCCACCTTCGGGAAAGCTTAGCTGACGAATGCTCTTGATTGGCAGAGAAAACAACCGTCCACTTAGTCCATCCGAGATGTACAACACGTTGTGATTAATCGCCACCTCTGATAACGAAATTGGGCTCAGTGGGGAGAAGTCTCGTTTTCTGTGGATGAAATATTACTTTACCGGAACGATATGTTTCTAGAGAAATTATAGTGGTAAATCATACTCAAACTTCATTCTGCCTACTTCACGTTTGAATAGCGAAAACATCAAAAGATAATCAGTATTTTCGAACGTGATGAAAGCACGTGTATCGCCATCTGACGCTTGCATCGGATCAACCACAATCGAATGGAACACACGATCGGAAGAACCAAAATCGTAGCGAATTTCTCGACTAGTTGCGATAATCAGACTGCGTATAACTAACTTTGGACTGCAGAAAGGAACAGTATTACCCCGGTCGAGAATCCAAAGTCGCGCAACTCGATCGATATCGGTTCCAATAATATTCGCCAGACCATCACAGGAATTGTTCAACGGATTGAACCCATCAGAGAGTATTCGTGGTCGCACGCCTATCTTGTTCTCCGGCCACGAAGCTTCCACAAGTGTGACTAGAATGAATAGAAGCTACTGATTAGATTGAAGATTATATGAGTGAACTCACCAACCATTGGGGCTATTGATCGTTAGGAAGGCACGAGATTTGTAGAGAGAAACTTGTCTGACGGTAAACTCAGACAATCCGATAGGAGAAAGATCCCAACTGAATgcgaaactatttaaaaacgacACTAAAGCAATCAAGCTTGCAATAACCATTTCTGTGACAGTATACTCTTCCAACGCTGAGTGAAATGGTGAAACTAACTTGAAGCACCCAGTTACACGACATTGAAACTGGCTACGAAACATATGACACCGCATGGGGTCAAGTTTTCGCTTAGCGAAATGTGTTTACCATATCTACCAGCATGTTTGAATACATCctggaaaaatattttggtgtgGAACTCGACGTAGAAATATGCTAGTTCTTCGTAAAAAAATTGAACCTGTGTGTTCGTACCTACGATAAAAACTT encodes:
- the LOC129722430 gene encoding uncharacterized protein LOC129722430 produces the protein MVIASLIALVSFLNSFAFSWDLSPIGLSEFTVRQVSLYKSRAFLTINSPNVTLVEASWPENKIGVRPRILSDGFNPLNNSCDGLANIIGTDIDRVARLWILDRGNTVPFCSPKLVIRSLIIATSREIRYDFGSSDRVFHSIVVDPMQASDGDTRAFITFENTDYLLMFSLFKREVGRMKFEKRDFSPLSPISLSEVAINHNVLYISDGLSGRLFSLPIKSIRQLSFPEGGVQKMTTKANVTYMGRLLGRATGLKLDLKDNLYYIIARDGAVVKCKPDQSLRAENHAVILQREIDVVQIVLGVAGKGWVIASHFLSNDTQRHCLRINI